TGATGATAAACAACGTGCGTTGTGTCGGTCTAATAAGTATACCTACCCTGTGCCCTAACTATTAGAAGAGACTTACAGGTAGCAAACATAGCAAATTCAAATAATACACCGCATAAGTAGCAAATAACatttttaggaatttataaattgaaatgGACGTCATCTTTGAATGCCTGGGAAGTATTTGACCAACAACTTTGATAACTAGAGACTGATGACCCCACAGTCAAActcattgttgagttttgctgggctatgactatttttaagaatacctctgtattttattaaataaataaatcaataacatTTAGGGCGAGCAATACGTGCTTGTTCCTCCTATTACGGAGTGGCGGAGaccggattcgaaccggcgtctCGGTCGGTCTTTAGCTTGTTACGCGGCTGATAAatcaaaatgtttaataaaataatttgatttgttccctggtAGTTGTATTTCGGAACTTGTAGACTTACCGCTGTTCATCCTTGAGAAATTTGGCAAAGAATCCTCCTCGAGTGATTTCTCAGACACCGCATATTTGACAATATCGGTTTTTGCCGGCCATTGTACTATTTTACAACAGTAGGTACGGGTTTCTGTTTCAAATCACCACAAAACTCAGGAGAAGCAAACTCAACTTTAGAAAACTGTTATTATTTTGCAAAATTTGCACACGAATTATGtcaattttgtatttcaaaatggttGCCGCTCGTATACGCATAATGTCAAGTTGGCATTTCAACAGTGCTGCCGCCAATGCCACGCCGCTGAACTAATTATGACAAATATCTTTGCTATACGTTTGTTCGTAGTAAGAGAGTTTCTCGCCACTGATGACAATGACATTGACTATACATTGACGTAAAGATTTGTAATGTTGGTAGCTTCTCAAGATGGCTCCGATGGCGTTCTAAAACCTTTTGTAAGTAACCATAAGTTAAGACCTTATCTGTGATTTACATTGAtgaaacagattttttattttcctgtatattatatttttaaggtaaacaaaaaatatatgttttatttgtactttttagttatatacaataaaatttaacttAATTTCGTAAATGCTTTCCATTAATACGCTCACCACTCTGAACGACTTCAAATCACTCTTCCTTTGTCACTGACGTTGGCCAAAACAACACATGTTTTGTGCATTATCgtgtaatatttttaattccCGTGCCCCCTAACTAAAACAGTGCATTTAAGATGGTATATACAaatattatttctatttttgttACTAAACTACGCATTAGCTTCTAGTTTAACCAATAAATTCTAACCTTTCCAGCCTAAAACCAAGAAGAAGTTCATAGACCGTAAGAAGGCTGTAACGTTCAATCTAGTGCACAGATCGCAGCGGGACCCCTTGGCCGCGGACGAGAGTGCCCCGCAGAGGGTCTTGGTGCCCGTCAACGCTGCAGTGCCACCGAGGAAAGAAAAAGAACCTGTGAGTTATTTTGTAACCTACATATTACGATGTTCCATCtacctcgcgttatcccggcattctgccacggctcatgggagcctggggtccgcttggcatttaatcccgagaattggcgtaggcactagtttttacgaaagctacTGCTGCTACATATTACGATGTtggtaaaattaaataatggaCTGGTTAGATCAATTTAATTATTGCTATCCTGTTTGAGTATGTATGATAGGGCTTAAAACCTGTTTCAAGtttatgtaaaagtaaaattaagatttttcaatTGTGTCTAAAGGAAATTTATGCAAGAAATATACTTACAGACAAATTACATTGGTACTTCAGTCAAACCAGACAAGTAATCTGTGTCTATCttaaacttacctacttaaCATGGTAATCTGAGTGTGcagtataaaaaaattgtaaatgtcTTTGTACAAATTTATAATGGTTCTATTTctctttaatttatttaacagaATGTGGACATTAACCATTCATTCAAGGGATTAAGATTATTAAAGTGTTATTATTTGGTCACATTTTATTGTAGGAGCTAACACTCGAGCAGCGCAGAGAGGAGCAGCGCAAGTACGGGGTCTACTTCGATGATGACTACAACTACCTGCAGCATCTCAAGGACACCAAGGAGGTCACCCTCCTCCTGCAACCTGTGAGTGCTACTACATGTTATTGTAGGAGCTGACACTCGAGCAGCACAGAGAGGAGCAGCGCAAGTACGGGGTCTACTTCGATGATGACTACAACTACCTGCAGCATCTCAAGGACACCAAGGAGGTCACGCTCGTCCTGCAACCTGTGAGTGCTACTACATGTTATTGTAGGAGCTGACACTCGAGCAGCGCAGAGAGGAGCAGCGCAAGTACGGGGTCTACTTCGATGATGACTACAACTACCTGCAGCATCTCAAGGACACCAAGGAGGTCACGCTCGTCCTGCAACCTGTGAGTGCTACTGCATGTTATTGTAGGAGCTAACACTCGAGCAGCGCAGAGAGGAGCAGCGCAAGTACGGGGTCTACTTCGATGATCTACAACTACCTGCAGCATCTCAAGGACACCAAGGAGGTCACGCTCGTCCTGCAACCTGTGAGTGCTACTGCATGTTATTGTAGGAGCTAACACTCGAGCAGCGCAGAGAGGAGCAGCGCAAGTACGGGGTCTACTTCGATGATCTACAACTACCTGCAGCATCTCAAGGACACCAAGGAGGTCACGCTCGTCCTGCAACCTGTGAGTGCTACTACATGTTATTGTAGGAGCTAACACTGGAGCAGCACAGAGAGGAGCAGCGCAAGTACGGGGTCTACTTCGATGATGACTACAACTACCTGCAGCATCTCAAGGACACCAAGGAGGTCACGCTCGTCCTGCAACCTGTGAGTGCTACTACATGTTATTGTAGGAGCTGACACTCGAGCAGCACAGAGAGGAGCAGCGCAAGTACGGGGTCTACTTCGATGATGACTACAACTACCTGCAGCATCTCAAGGACACCAAGGAGGTCACGCTCGTCCTGCAACCTGTGAGTGCTACTACATGTTATTGTAGGAGCTGACACTCGAGCAGCGCAGAGAGGAGCAGCGCAAGTACGGGGTCTACTTCGATGATGACTACAACTACCTGCAGCATCTCAAGGACACCAAGGAGGTCACGCTCGTCCTGCAACCTGTGAGTGCTACTGCATGTTATTGTAGGAGCTAACACTCGAGCAGCGCAGAGAGGAGCAGCGCAAGTACGGGGTCTACTTCGATGATCTACAACTACCTGCAGCATCTCAAGGACACCAAGGAGGTCACGCTCGTCCTGCAACCTGTGAGTGCTACTGCATGTTATTGTAGGAGCTGACACTCGAGCAGCGCAGAGAGGAGCAGCGCAAGTACGGGGTCTACTTCGATGATCTACAACTACCTGCAGCATCTCAAGGACACCAAGGAGGTCACGCTCCTCCTGCAACCTGTGAGTGCTACTACATGTTATTGTAGGAGCTAACACCGGAGCAGCCCAGAGAGGAGCAGCGCAAGTACGGGGTCTACTTCGATGATGACTACAACTACCTGCAGCATCTCAAGGACACCAAGGAGGTCACGCTCCTCCTGCAACCTGTGAGTGCTACTACATGTTATTGTAGGAGCTAACACCGGAGCAGCCCAGAGAGGAGCAGCGCAAGTACGGGGTCTACTTCGATGATGACTACAACTACCTGCAGCATCTCAAGGACACCAAGGAGGTCACGCTCGTCCTTCAACCTGTGAGTGCTACTACATGTTATTGTAGGAGCTGACACTCGAGCAGCGCAGAGAGGAGCAGCGCAAGTACGGGGTCTACATCGATGATGACTACAACTACCTGCAGCATCTCAAGGACACCAAGGAGGTCACGCTCGTCCTGCAACCTGTGAGTGCTACTACATGTTATTGTAGGAGCTGACACTCGAGCAGCGCAGAGAGGAGCAGCGCAAGTACGGGGTCTACTTCGATGATCTACAACTACCTGCAGCATCTCAAGGACACCAAGGAGGTCACGCTCGTCCTGCAACCTGTGAGTGCTACTGCATGTTATTGTAGGAGCTGACACTCGAGCAGCGCAGAGAGGAGCAGCGCAAGTACGGGGTCTACTTCGATGATCTACAACTACCTGCAGCATCTCAAGGACACCAAGGAGGTCACGCTCCTCCTGCAACCTGTGAGTGCTACTACATGTTATTGTAGGAGCTAACACCGGAGCAGCCCAGAGAGGAGCAGCGCAAGTACGGGGTCTACTTCGATGATGACTACAACTACCTGCAGCATCTCAAGGACACCAAGGAGGTCACGCTCCTCCTGCAACCTGTGAGTGCTACTACATGTTATTGTAGGAGCTAACACCGGAGCAGCCCAGAGAGGAGCAGCGCAAGTACGGGGTCTACTTCGATGATGACTACAACTACCTGCAGCATCTCAAGGACACCAAGGAGGTCACGCTCGTCCTTCAACCTGTGAGTGCTACTACATGTTATTGTAGGAGCTGACACTCGAGCAGCGCAGAGAGGAGCAGCGCAAGTACGGGGTCTACATCGATGATGACTACAACTACCTGCAGCATCTCAAGGACACCAAGGAGGTCACGCTCGTCCTGCAACCTGTGAGTGCTACTACATGTTATTGTAGGAGCTGACACTCGAGCAGCACAGAGAGGAGCAGCGCAAGTACGGGGTCTACTTCGATGATGACTACAACTACCTGCAGCATCTCAAGGACACCAAGGAGGTCACGCTCCTCCTGCAACCTGTGAGTGCTACTACATGTTATTGTAGGAGCTGACACTCGAGCAGCACAGAGAGGAGCAGCGCAAGTACGGGGTCTACTTCGATGATGACTACAACTACCTGCAGCATCTCAAGGACACCAAGGAGGTCACGCTCCTCCTGCAACCTGTGAGTGCTACTACATGTTATTGTAGGAGCTGACACTCGAGCAGCACAGAGAGGAGCAGCGCAAGTACGGGGTCTACTTCGATGATGACTACAACTACCTGCAGCATCTCAAGGACACCAAGGAGGTCACGCTCCTCCTGCAACCTGTGAGTGCTACTACACGTTATTGTAGGAGCTAACACTCGAGCAGCGCAGAGAGGAGCAGCGCAAGTACGGGGTCTACTTCGATGATGACTACAACTACCTGCAGCATCTCAAGGACACCAAGGAGGTCACGCTCCTCCTGCAACCTGTGAGTGCTACTACACGTTATTGTAGGAGCTAACACTCGAGCAGCGCAGAGAGGAGCAGCGCAAGTACGGGGTCTACTTCGATGATGACTACAACTACCTGCAGCATCTCAAGGACACCAAGGAGGTCACGCTCCTCCTGCAACCTGTGAGTGCTACTACATGTTATTGTAGGAGCTGACACTCGAGCAGCACAGAGAGGAGCAGCGCAAGTACGGGGTCTACTTCGATGATGACTACAACTACCTGCAGCATCTCAAGGACACCAAGGAGGTCACGCTCGTCCTGCAACCTGTGAGTGCTACTACATGTTATTGTAGGAGCTGACACTTGAGCAGCACAGAGAGGAGCAGCGCAAGTACGGGGTCTACTTCGATGATGACTACAACTACCTGCAGCATCTCAAGGACACCAAGGAGGTCACCCTCGTCCTTCAACCCGTGAGTGCTCTTTTTTGTTAGCCTAGTTTAGTgtctcactgctgggcaaaggcccctCCTTTCCTCTGCTGAATCCTATTGTTTATACTTTCCCGCCAAGCCGGataaaatgcgtccaagtcatcccgccatctccatTTTGGTCTGCCTGAACCCCGGCCCACTCGGTAACCATTTTATTTTTAGCACCATCGCCCATACTGATGGACAGTTAACTGTGTTGCTGTTTTTATTTTACCCATGACAGCAGCATGATATTCgaacaaaatttaatttttttttaaatagttttttctTACTTATTCTGTCACTTTACTTCTTTACTGTTTTATAAAACGCCTGTTGTAAATAATTTGAATGAATTCTGTATATTTTAGAAAGCAACACACAAGCGGAAAGAGAAGTCTCAGCAGTCAGCAGAAGGGGACGAGCCGGTGATCCCCGTGGTAGAGAAACTGAATCTGCCGAGCTCAGTGTTTGCGTCCGCTGTGGAGGAAGATGTGGGCTTACTCAACAAGGCTGCTACACAAGGTATCATGAGtgttctctctctctctctttagcCTTTTAGACAGATGGAAAGACGGACAGacattagtaatagggtcccgtttttaccctttgggtacggaaccctaaaaattgtacTCCCAAAGACTAACCTCAACTAAGACTAAGACTCAAAAAGGTTGTCAATCAAGGATCTGCTTTTATGAATGTTCCCTGAATTGTTGCGAATGGCTGCCTCTTGTCCCTTGAAGATCAGGGTCTGAATACAAAAGAATAGTGTCAAggaatctttattttatttttattatctttaaaTATTATTAGCATACCTTTAGAATTTCGGACATTTTTAATAGCAaatcttaaataaaattatatgaaataaaaatgaaaactttttattacatcatttaaccttaaaaaaatttttttttgaaaagtaAGGGTTGATAAAAGATGTTGAAGAATTTGAAATGGGTTGTCTATTTtgttttacataaaataataacattaataacctaacatattgaaatgaaatgtgTTGGTGTAGGGTTGTGCCTGGACCTGGACCCAGAAGTGGTGGCGGCCCTGGACGAGGACTTCAACTTCGAGGACCCGGACAACGAGCTGGAGGACAACTTCATAGAGCTGGCCATGGGAGACGGAAACGGAGACGGTGAGTCTAGTATAAGGTCAGGTAAAGAGAAACATTTCACACACGTagtgctggtggcctagcgctaagagcgtgcgacttacaatccggaggtcgcgggttcaaaccccggctcgtaccaatgagtttttcggaacttatgtacgaaatatcatttgatatttgtcagtcgcttttcggtgaaggacaacatcgtgaggaaaccggacaaatcccaataaggcctacttttccctctgggttggaaggtcagatggcagccgctttcttaaaaactagtgcctacctCTAACataggattagttgtcaagcggaccccaggctcccatgagccgtggcaaactgccgggacaacgcgaggaagaagagctAAAATATTTCAGAAATGCTCACCTGTTAGAGTTTTGCCGATTTAACTTTAAgatgttaaatatttatttttagttagtCCTTATTCTTACACTGAGCATGATCTGACATGTTTCTCCGGGTTTATTATTATCCTTTATGTAGCAAATTTTTGCCGGAAACAGTGCTTTAAGATCAGGAcaatcattcgacgcgagagtcGCGAGACGTATAAGTCGTATAGTAGTTTTTGTGAGCTACTGGTTAATGACGTTTAAATTTTCGTCAGGCTCAGATGGCTCAGAAGACGGGGAAGATGGCGACAGCATGGAGAACGACTCCGACCAGGCCTTCGCTTCAGACCTGGACTCGGACGACGACAGCAACCCACAGGTATGTCTCATTTATAACGTATACACTTGGAACGCGGCTCTGACTCGCACGTGGCCGGTTTTTCTCTGTCGAGTCAATATTAACCACACGAGAAAAATACCACTCTGTCTTTAAGAATGTCTGGTTACAGCTACTTGTCACTCGTCCTGGTCCTggattataatgacatttgctCACTTTGTCAGTACAGATTTCACTCACTCTATTATGTGTctcaatttcaatttatttatttaatgaaaaaGGCAAGTGTCTGTGTAAGTGCATCGTGTTCGTCTCTTTGGTAATAGGgttcgtttttaccctttgggtacggaaccctaaaacacgGGGTATAGGCTACCAACGTAATCTGTGATTTGTGTTACAACCATTAATGGATGATGTGTGTGTGCAGGAGGGGAGGGGTGGGCGCATGCCGGCGTGGGACCGCGAGCAGCAGGACACTCGGTCCCGGTTTTCGCAGTACTCCATGTCGTCGAGCGTCATCCGCCGCAACCAGGGCCTCACGCTCCTCGACGACCGCTTCGAGAAGGTAACGTAACGTATGCCGGCGTGGGACCGCGAGCAGCAGGACGCCAGGTCGCGGTTCTCGCACTACTCCATGTCGTCGAGCGTCATCCGCCGCAACCAGGGCCTCACGCTCCTCGACGACCGCTTCGAGAAGGTAACGTAACGTATGCCGGCGTGGGACCGCGAGCAGCAGGACGCCAGGTCGCGGTTCTCGCACTACTCCATGTCGTCGAGCGTCATCCGCCGCAACCAGGGCCTCACGCTCCTCGACGACCGCTTCGAGAAGGTAACGTAACGTATGCCGGCGTGGGACCGCGAGCAGCAGGACGCCAGGTCGCGGTTCTCGCACTACTCCATGTCGTCGAGCGTCATCCGCCGCAACCAGGGCCTCACGCTCCTCGACGACCGCTTCGAGAAGGTAACGTAACGTATGCCGGCGTGGCACCGCGAGCAGCAGGACGCCAGGTCGCGGTTCTCGCACTACTCCATGTCGTCGAGCGTCTACCGCCGCAACCAGGGCCTCACGCTCCTCGACGACCGCTTCGAGAAGGTAACGTAACGTATGCCGGCGTGGGACCGCGAGCAGCAGGACGCCAGGTCGCGGTTCTCGCACTACTCCATGTCGTCGAGCGTCATCCGCCGCAACCAGGGCCTCACGCTCCTCGACGACCGCTTCGAGAAGGTAACGTAACGTATGCCGGCGTGGGACCGCGAGCAGCAGGACGCCAGGTCGCGGTTCTCGCACTACTCCATGTCGTCGAGCGTCATCCGCCGCAACCAGGGCCTCACGCTCCTCGACGACCGCTTCGAGAAGGTAACGTAACGTATGCCGGCGTGGGACCGCGAGCAGCAGGACGCCAGGTCGCGGTTCTCGCAGTACTCCATGTCGTCGAGCGTCATCCGCCGCAACCAGGGCCTCACGCTCCTCGACGACCGCTTCGAGAAGGTAACGTAACGTATGCCGGCGTGGGACCGCGAGCAGCAGGACGCCAGGTCGCGGTTCTCGCAGTACTCCATGTCGTCGAGCGTCATCCGCCGCAACCAGGGCCTCACGCTCCTCGACGACCGCTTCGAGAAGGTAACGTAACGTATGCCGGCGTGGGACCGCGAGCAGCAGGACGCCAGGTCGCGGTTCTCGCAGTACTCCATGTCGTCGAGCGTCATCCGCCGCAACCAGGGCCTCACGCTCCTCGACGACCGCTTGGAGAAGGTAACGTAACGTATGCCGGCGTGGGACCGCGAGCAGCAGGACGCCAGGTCGCGGTTCTCGCAGTACTCCATGTCGTCGAGCGTCATCCGCCGCAACCAGGGCCTCACGCTCCTCGACGACCGCTTGGAGAAGGTAACGTAACGTATGCCGGCGTGGGACCGCGAGCAGCAGGACGCCAGGTCGCGGTTCTCGCAGTACTCCATGTCGTCGAGCGTCATCCGCCGCAACCAGGGCCTCACGCTCCTCGACGACCGCTTCGAGAAGGTAACGGCTCTCTTGATAACTTTCTTATTATTCATATTCGGTTTTGGAACGAAGTTCCTTAACGGGCGGTTGGCCTTAGAGCAATAGTAACTGGGgacgtcatcgctgtcattttctttacgaaacagtctgccgatgtTTGccggggaggggacgtcaaatgtattgctatttctacatgatttgacacgtaacgtacaaatagccatgtcagtccatacaaaagtttgcacaattgtgcaagtttttcggcagacagctcttaaaggcgactccagttattaaatgctccaAGCGGTTGGCGGGTGGGGGCTAGGCGAAAAAAAGTGTATGATTTTTCCGTCACGAGCCATACTATTTCTTAACTTTATTGTTCCAACCGAGTGTTCCACGACACTCACCATTTTTTTATATCTGGGCAATCTGCTCCACAAACACTCAATTGCCCAATTCGTTTGATAAATTTTAGTTTATTACAAAATTGCTACTAAATCGAACTGCTATTTTATTATTTGGTATATGACAACAAAGGGGACTCCCTTTTTAAGGTTTACGGGGGTGCATACTCCTAAAATGGTTATTAATACGGAAAAATGTCCTTGTTAAAATTAACAATGTAACTTATTAAGGTTTGtattataatgaaataaataaactagctagagttagaccaagaaaagtctgcaacgattttgatgacacacgcagtgcaagtgttattttaaacatcaaacttctatgaaattatgacgtataaataacacttgcactgcgtgtgctatcaaaatcgttgcagactttacttgatctaactctataaAGATGCTCGCCGATCTAGGTGTCAACTgtacagtcgccgtcagatatatcgagCGGCGAAGGTATTCACAAATGTCTCAACAAAGCCTCTTTCAAGACGTTAAAGTGcaagttcagatatttttgtacACATTGGCCGCttcaatatatctgatggcgaacgAATTTATCTCAGATTATAGACAACTAATACAATCAATGATTTGTTTAAAAGTGTTTGTTGGTATGTTTGTTATAGATGTTCTTGGAATACGACGACACTGAGCTCGGCGCGCTGGACTGTGAGGAGATAGAAGGCTTCATGCCGGAGTCGCACGCCATGCTGCTGCAGGCGGCCGAGGAGTTCGAGGAGTCCCGGAGGAGGCAGCAACTCGATAAGGAGAGGGAGATCGCCAGGTCAGTCTGTTATAGATGTGCTCGGAGTACGACGACACGGAGCTCGGCGCGCTGGAGTGCGAGGAGATCGAGGGCTTCATGCCGGAGTCCCACGCCATGCTGCTCCAGGCGGCCGAGGAGTTTGAGGAGTCCCGGAGGAGGCAGCAACTTGATAAGGAGAAGATTGTCAGGTCactctatataaattataatgtagtttttttatgatatacaaggcaaacgagcagacgaatcgcctgatagtaagcgattaccgtcgcccatggatacCCGTAACAccgtccggaaataccgcaggcgatagttcattccacagtttagccttgcaaggcaggaagtttctggagaaacgctcagttgaggactgccagccATCCAAGCGGTGAAGATGGAAATGTCGCGTAGTGATACATCTAAAAGCTACGCCTATCGTGTGCGGTGCGTCATcatcagacatagaagtttttgtggcaataTAAAGTGATTGACGAAATAAAATATCGAtatgtctgttatcgatgttgCCTCAACGTtatacttttatatttattacattttacaagaagatagctaccgcgaaatacacaacacgttcgatatcttcttctcttttgatatattggtattagtagttttctattcttttggcactgtatactacagtttacgttttaatttgtaagtacttaatatatgtaactaataaagaaattatgtatcgctttgtaattgatttgcattattgtgtcggtaacttacctacagcaagtagaagttacatattttaaatattaatctacctatgacttatcgataaccgatttatcgatgtttcattttctcaaacactcgtttttgccacaaaaacttctaagTCTGGTCATCATTAACCTCTTCGGTCTGGTCTGGTTCGGTGGTCTGGTGGTTGGGTCTGGTTAACCTTATCggaatcaaagagaatagagtgtatagagagttactgtcatggtaaattatgtagccatagtacatttactgccatctttcgacagaagattaaaactgttagaacgccatttgattttgatctTTATTCTTTCAGtaatgtgttaatttgttaaatattgaaattaatgccatctactcgactgtaggccaaaggttatggcgccatcgctcgaaaagattgcaccctACCTTTGGCCTAGGCACGAAGGTTGATACAGGGATGTAGCCATGCGTGTCAGTTCACATCCTCGGTCAAAGTAATGAAATGATTGAATCGTTCTCCCCCAGAGTCCAACGCCTGCAGGAGATCGAGGAGGAGTCTGAGGAGGAGCTGGAGACCGTGGAGGTGCCCCGCGAGGAGAGGTGGGACTGCGAGACCATCCTCTCCACCTACTCCAACCTCTACAACCATCCCAAGATCATCGAGGAACCCAAGGTATAGGCGGACATTTACAAAAACGTCTGCAGGAGATCGAGGAGGATTCGGAAGAGGAGCTGAAGACCGTGGAGGTGCCCCGCGAGGAGAGGTGGGACTGCGAGACCATCCTCTCCACCTACTCCAACCTCTACAACCATCCCAAGATCATCGAGGAACCCAAGGTATAGGCGGACATTTACAGAAACGTCTGCAGGAGATCGAGGAGGATTCGGAAGAGGAGCTGAAGACCGTGGAGGTGCCCCGCGAGGAGAGGTGGGACTGCGAGACCATCCTCTCCACCTACTCCAACCTCTACAACCATCCCAAGATCATCGAGGAACCCAAGGTATAGGCGGACATTTACAGAAACGTCTGCAGGAGATCGAGGAGGATTCGGAAGAGGAGCTGAAGACCGTGGAGGTGCCCCGCGAGGAGAGGTGGGACTGCGAGACCATCCTCTCCACCTACTCCAACCTCTACAACCATCCCAAGATCATCGACGAACCCAAGGTATAGGCGgacatttaaaataagtttttggcaaaaatttcattttcggTACAACGTTTTATGCTAccttaatattgcattgtcatccgatttatacatgcatgcaaaatttcagctcaatcggaaaccgggaggtggatcaaatttaacttgcaagatttgattacagaccgacagacagacaacgggacaggtgaaactaaataaaagcttgtaaaaatgtactactagagttagactaagaaaagtctgcaacgattttgatagcatacgcagtgcaagtgttatttatacgtcataatttcgttAAATTTGTATggaaccctcagtgggcgagtccgactcgcacttttacGGTTTTTTTGTATTAGAACTATTTTTGCTTTGTTTTGGATTCATACTTACTGCTTATGCTTTATTTGAATACAATATTGTTCAGAAACCCGGCAAAATCCGCATCAACCCCGTAACGGGCATCCCCAAGGACGTGCTCGGCTCCGACAACAAGTTGACCATGAGGTCCCTGGCCAAGTTCAACGCGCTGCAGGACACgagggatgatgatgatgatgacgccgTAACCAACGCCGAGACGGTGCTGTCTACCCTCAGTGTGCTGTCTTTAAGgtgagtaaataaaaataatataatgattcagcctatatacgtcctaAAGtccatttcaatagaacttgcgaactatgtaaacaaaccgccatattgaaattgtctctgaatgatgaatttact
The Cydia splendana chromosome 20, ilCydSple1.2, whole genome shotgun sequence DNA segment above includes these coding regions:
- the LOC134800853 gene encoding protein LTV1 homolog — translated: MPKTKKKFIDRKKAVTFNLVHRSQRDPLAADESAPQRVLVPVNAAVPPRKEKEPELTPEQPREEQRKYGVYFDDDYNYLQHLKDTKEVTLVLQPKATHKRKEKSQQSAEGDEPVIPVVEKLNLPSSVFASAVEEDVGLLNKAATQGLCLDLDPEVVAALDEDFNFEDPDNELEDNFIELAMGDGNGDDGSEDGEDGDSMENDSDQAFASDLDSDDDSNPQEGRGGRMPAWDREQQDTRSRFSQYSMSSSVIRRNQGLTLLDDRFEKMFLEYDDTELGALDCEEIEGFMPESHAMLLQAAEEFEESRRRQQLDKEREIARVQRLQEIEEESEEELETVEVPREERWDCETILSTYSNLYNHPKIIEEPKKPGKIRINPVTGIPKDVLGSDNKLTMRSLAKFNALQDTRDDDDDDAVTNAETVLSTLSVLSLRPKDENPEEKKERKRLLKEYRKERRVEKKANKEAFKEEKKRQEKIMLNNKNNVQGNRIL